The DNA sequence GACAACTTGCAGGAAGAGATTTCACGATATGTTGAAGACTTCACCGGATTGAACCACAATACGGTCGGCTTGATCAGTACCGCCGGCAGACAGATACTCGGTTGTGATATCTTTTTCAACAACAGGCTCTATAAAAAGTATGAGTTTAAATTACTCAGGAGTTACGCTCTGGATGCCCTTGAATATATGCAGAAAGGTGGAAACAGAGACAATGTGCGGACATTCCTGAACGCTCTTGAAGATATGCTGCGAAGGATAACCTTTAAAAAAAGAAATATAAATAAGGTGATAAAAAATAATATCCTGTCGGGTCAACTCCTCTTTCATGCCGGCAGGATGATACATTTATCAGCCTTTCCTGTATAGAGGTGCTGTTAAAAAAACTTGGAAAGTACGAGATAATCGACTGGCTCGGCGGCGGTAGATTCGGTGACGTATTTTTAGCCCGCGATACCATTCTGGAAAAAGAATTCGCCCTGAAGATATCCCGCATGCGGAAAGAAGAGATAACCATGCTCAAGGATGAAGCGAAACTCCTTGCTTCATTAAACCATCCCAATATCGTCAGATTTTACAATATCGACTTCATCGAAAATAAATTCGTGCTCGTTATGGAATACATAAAAGGAAAAACCCTTCGCGACGTGATCAGCGACCAGGGAATGGAAATATCTCTTTTCACCTCAATCGCGGTTCAAATTCTCGAAGCCCTTGACTATGCGCATGAGAATAAGGTATTGCACCGGGACATAAAACCAGAAAATATTCTAATTACCGAAGAAAAAAAGAAACAAGTCATAAAGGTAACCGATTTCGGCCTGGCGCGTTTCATCAAAACCGATTCGATATCCGCATCCACTGCAGGAACACCGATCTACATGTCTCCTGAGGTGTGGTCGGGGAACTTCGACAAAAAGTCGGATATCTGGAGTGTCGGTGCGGTATTCTATGAATTGCTCACCGGTGCGCCGCCGTACCTGGCTGACAATCTAAACACACTGCGCCGTAAAATAGAAAAACAACAATTCACCAACCCGAGGGTCCTGCGGTCCGGCATACCCCAGTACCTTGAAGACGCTGTTGTTCAGTGTTTGAATACAAATCCCGCTTCACGCCCCTCCTGTAAAGAACTGCTCCAGAAGATAACAAAGAAAAGCAAAGCGATAAAGATAGAAGCAGAGTTTGTCGTCCCGCAAAAAGAAAGAAAATCATTCATTCTCACGCCCGACCAGAAAGAGGTCCTTGAAGCGCTGGACAGAAGAATTCTACTCCTCGGTCAAGCCGGCTGCGGCAAGACGACGACCCTCATTTATGCAGTCGCGGAATTGATTAAAAAAGGCGTTCCACCATCAAAGATTCTCGTCTGCACCTTTACAAACAAAGCCGCAAACGACGTAAAAACCCGCCTTCAGTCCGTCGAAAATTTTTCCGGGTATGAACTCTGGGTCGGAACTTTCCACACCCTGGCTTTACGGATCCTGAGGCGTGATGCTGAACGTCTTGACATCGATAGTGATTTCTCAATTGAGCAACCGAAAAAAATATTCACCGCGATGAAGTTGAACACCGGTAAATATCGGAGTAATGCAATCATAAAATTCATCGAGATACTCAAATCAAAAGGGATTACACCTGAGAAGTTTAAGCCGAAAGGCAACTGGGAAGAATACTGCTGCAAGGTCTATAAACAATACCAGGATTATCTTCGGAAAAACAGCATCCTCGATTACGATGATTTAATACTTTATGCAATCAAATTACTTGAAGAGTATGATGACATAAGGGAATACTATAATAACCGTTTTGAATACATCTTTGTCGATGAACTGCAGGATATAAACCCGGCGCAGTACAGATTCATCTCTTTGTTATGCCGGGATAAATTTTTCTTCACCGGCGACGGAGACCAGGCGATATACGGCTGGCGCGGTGCCGACCCCGCTTTAATCTACAAAATACCCAAAGATTTTGAAAACGTCAAAATATTCAATCTTACAAGAAGTTTCCGGCTGCCGCAAAGTATCATCGAACTCGCCAACAATATGATGCTCAGGACCGCCACCGCGGTCTCCACGGCGGAAAGCGGTGAAGCTCTGGTTTACGCGGCGAAATCTGAAAAAGATGAAGCAAATTACATCGTCCGTGAAATTAAAGTTCTGAGAAAAGAAAAATTCCGTTTTCAGGACATCGCGGTCCTCTATCGGATGAATTATATCTCAAGGGTTTATGAAGAAGCGTTTATCAAATCACAAATTCCATACACCTTAATCGGCGGAACCGCTTTTTATGAGCGTTCCGATATAAAACCCCTGATTGAATATCTGGAGATGCTCGAAGAGCATTCTGATATTTCAATCTCCGCAACATCAAAAAATGAATTGATTGCAAAGATGACCGCCCTGTTCAAATTGACGAAGAAGCATACCGAACGGGCTGTAAAGATATTCGACTATCATCTTCAGAATATCAAAAATCTGTCGCCGGCTAATATTCTGACCGAGGTATCAAATGCAACGGGATTGAAAGGAGAAAATGTGGATGAATTAATTTCAGTGGCGCGCGAATTATCACATACCGGAATCAGCGGTGTTCTGAATGAAATAAAGTTGCTCCAGGAGCTGGATCTGGCGGACTGGGGAAAAGATACTGTAAAACTGATGACCGTCCACAGCGCAAAAGGACTTGAATTCCCCGTGGTCTTTGTCGTCGATCTTGCAGAGGACATCTTTCCCCTCACCAAAAAGATGGTTTCACAAACAGAGCTTGAGGAAGAAAGAAGACTCTGCTATGTGGCGGTCACCCGCGCCCAGAAAAGACTCTATCTTCTCTTTCCAAAACGGCGATACGGCAGATATCAGCAGCCGTCAAGATTTCTGGTGGACATGCTGGGTTCAAAATTCAACAACCAATACAGAAGCGGTCTGTTTTGAAAAATTTCTTTACCGCCCGTCATCCGCGGAGTCGCCTCTTGCGTCGGAAATATACAACGGTCAAAACGAGCAGAACGGCAAGAAGCACCAGCGTGACGGTGATATTATAATTTCTTAAAAACCTGGACGCCTCATCCCAGGTGGAACCGACATAGAATCCCGCCGTCACCAGAAAAAGATTCCACAAGAGGACGCTCACCAGACTCTGGAAAAAAAATCTTCTGCTGTCGAGCTTCACGATACCCGCGGCGAAACAGAGCGGCGCCCTCATCCCCGGCAGGAAACGATTCAGAAAACCTATAAGATTTCCCCGCTTCGCGAGTTTCAATTTCGCTTTATTGATCAACGACACGGGAAAGACTCTTCGCAAAAAGGAATTCGACAGATAATGGAGCAGTTCATCCCCTTTCTCCTTTCCGATGTAATAAAGTATCATAATGCCGGCAATGCTGCCGATGACGGTACAGAGATAGATAATGTAAGGATTGAATCCGCCGCGTCCGGCAAGAAAAGCAAAGACCAGAACAAAGGCATCAGAAGGATACGGCGGAAAGAGACTTTCAAACAGTGAGTTAAAGATCAGAAAGGAGTAAACAAGTAAAGGAGAGCGGGCTGCAAGCCATTCAAACATATTATTTATTATAAGATTTTTGTCTTTTGAAAAAATTACAGATAACCCTGTATGTCTTCCTGAGATCCCGATATTCTACAAAAATCATGACATCAGTATGGGCGGTTAACACCTCCCATATGTTGATCCCCTCTTTTGCTATCGGTGAGACAATCTTTTTGATGATACCCGGTTCATTTATGAATTTATAACTTCTCACCAGTATTTTGCCGATCTGTTTCTTTAAATTCAGGAATTTTAAATTTTTGCTCTTCTTTAAAACCGGGGAAAGCAGTCGATAGGCATCTTCCCCTCTTTCTTCTTCCACGTACAGGGCGATCAGATTATCGGAAACGGTTATCGAATAAATCGATATATCGTGTCTGGCAAGCAATGATGAAATCCGACTGAGCAATCCCGGTGTTTCCGGAATCTTGTTTCCCACAAAGGTCAGAACAGAATAAGGTGTATTCGAAAATTTTACGGTGATTTCCCGTCCAAAGTAAATTTCAGTACCGGTTCTACGACGTATGTCGGTGACCTTCATCTTTTTCAAACTCCGCTGATGTTTCAAAGAAATCGGATTCAATACCTGGGCGCCTGAAGACGCCAGCAATCCGAGTTCAGCGGCGTTGAGTGAAGAGATCTTCTCTGCGCGGTGATACAATCGGGGATCGAGATTCAATATGCCGCTGGATTCTTTTATCAAAATCAGTTCCCGTGCTTTGAGTAATTCACTGAAGAGCAAAGCGGAAATATCACTGCCGCCCCTTCCCAGCGTTACGATTCTGCCTCTGCCGTCTTTTGCGATAAAACCGGGGATTATAATAACATCCAGGTCTTTGAATAGAGGAAAAATATATTGTTTGATCTTGGTGTGGGTTTTTTTCAAAATCCGGAAATCCCTCTTTTCATTGACCTTTTCACCGGAAAGTCTCTGTGGATTCTTTAAAGAAATGAAAAGCGGCCATTCCTTCATCCAGGGTAAAACAGCCTGTGACTTCACGCCCAGCGAGTGGAACGTCGATTCAAAAAGAAGGCTCGCCTCGATTTCTCCGAAGCCGGCGAAACGTTCGAAGTCCCAAAAACACGGCTGGGGTACCGCATTTAAAAATCTTTTTATGAGACGATTTGTCGCATTCTTCATCGCCGAGGTCACAAGACACACCCTGTACTTTCTGCCGCCGGAACAAATCCCCCTGGCGATCTTCATAAAATCAGCGGGGGTCTTTAATACAGAACCACCGACTTTAAAGACCTTAATACAATTCATTATTTATCAATGTTCTGAACTGTTCCCTCTTCCTTATTAAAACGAAATTCTTTCGATCATAAAGATACTCGGCGGGAAGCAATCTGCCGTTGTAATTTGAAGCCATGGTCCGGGTGTAAGCACCGCAGTTGTGAATAATAACCCGATCACCCGGTTTAAGCGGAGGCAGGGAAAAGAGACCGAATTCATCCGAATTCTCGCAAAGTGGTCCGGCGACCCGCACCTTTTTTTCCTTTTTCTTTTTTGAAAAGAACGCCTCAATATGATGATACGCATTATACAAAGCGGGTCTGGGGTTTTCCGTCATCCCGGCGTCGATTATATAAAGAGGACGCCTCTGCCGCTGCTTCACTGATATCACTGTCGCAATAATATAACCGGCATTGCCGACCAGAAATCGTCCCGGTTCAAGAAATATCTTCACCCGGTATTGTTCGCCAAGTCGTTTGTACGCCCTGACTATCGGCTTAAAATCGAGTTCTGTTTCCTTGGGGTGGTAAGGAATGCCGAATCCTCCTCCGAGATTGATATATTCAACCGCGATATCTTTACTTCGGAAAAATTCAATCAGTTCCATGACTTTTTTTACACCTTTAATAAACGGCGTGGGTGAAAGAATCTGGGAGCCGATATGTGAATGAATTCCGACAAACCGTGCCCAGCACAGCCGTCTTGCAACGACGGCGACATCTTCCAATCGCTCGCACTCAATGCCGAATTTACTCGACCGGGCACCGGTTGAAAGATGGGGATGTGTTTCAGGAAAGATCCCCGGATTTATCCTGGCGAACAGTTTAATCTCCCGTTTCAACCTGCGGGCGCACTTTTCAAGCAGAAGAGCCTGGTCTATCGCTTCAAAATTGTAGTAGACCACTCCCTTCTTTACTGCATAGAGGACCTCTTCTTCTTTTCGGGCGATGTTGTTATAAAGAATGTCTTTCGGAGCAAAACCGGCTTTAAGGCAGATGAAAACTTCGCCCGGCGACACAACTTCCGCGCCGACACCCGCTTTTCTTATTATCTCCAGAACCGAAAGTGAAGTATTCGCCTTCACTGCAAAAAAAATCCGGGCATTACATCGCGAAAAGTATTTTGTTAACTTCGCTATATTTTTTATTATTCTATCCCGGTCATAAAGATAAAAAGGTGTAGCAATCTCTCTGCTTTTAACCAAGATCTCCCTTCGCATGGTTTTTTGAGTATATTCAACCAGCCGTTTTTGTCAAGAATGGAACAGTCTGACTCCTCTCCTCTGCCATTCCTTCGTTTCACTCAGGACGACGTCTGAGTCTGCCATGGTTATGCAATTATATCTTGACAGCTTACCGATTTTTACTATACTATAATCAGTAACTAAATGGTAAGATTGGTAAAAAGAGTATCTTAGTAAGGAGGAAAAAATGGTGAAACTCTGTAAAATAAGTATCTTATTGAGCATCTCGTGTATTCTCCTCTGGGGGGTATACGATTGATTATTCTCCAACAGCATTCTCTTTTTATAAAGAGAATGGTTTTGACCGAATAAAGGCACCGAAGTTCAGTCTTCGTGGTGAGCCCGGCACACCTGAGTTGCCGGCAGTATATCTTAACTATATCATCCCACCCGATGCCCAGGCAGACTCAATAATTGTATCCCAATTTCAGTTGGTTCAAATCCCTGGTGATTATCTAATCTATCCAGCTCAGCCATCCGGATTTACTGGTGAAACTTTGCCCTGGGTGCCGCCGGATACCATAATTTACAATTCTGACAGCCTTTTTCCAGGTAGCTTTATCAGAATAACCAATGCCGGTATAATGGATGGTGCCCGGATAGTGACGATTGAGCTCAGGCCTTTGCAGTATCGGCCTAAGACAGGGCGGTTGTATATTGTGCGTCAGATCCAGTTTGAGTTTGTTTTTGGTTCAAATGGTCTTCCTGAATTGAGACCTCAGATTCGGGGCAGATATGAACAGGCGTTATATGATGCGGCAATTAGGAAGTTTGTAGAAAATGATTATGAAATTTCTGCGTATTATCAAAGACCGACAATTGTTGAAGAAAATGAAATTGGCACCCTGGCACCGATTCCTGGTGCTCCCGGGGTAATAATTGCTCCGGAGGAATTTCATAATGCTTTCCAGCCCTATGCAGATTGGATGACGGATCAGGGCACAAAGACAATACTAATTACGCCTGAGTATATTTACTCGGCATTTCCTCAAGGGGTAGATGGGGCAGAGAAAATCCGTCTTTATATAAAATGGTGCTATCAACACGCAGGTGGCACATATTTTATTCTGGGGGGTGATGATTATTCGAGCGGTGGAGTTTCCTTTTTACCGGTAAGATACTGTTATAGTCTTTATACAGTTCCGCCTGAGGATTCAAACTTTAGTGTGCCCTGTGACCTTTATTTTTCTGATTTAACTGGTGATTGGGATCAGGATGGTGATGGAAAATGGGGAGAAATAGGTGATGATGATGCTGACCGTTATCCTGAGGTCTATGTGGGCAGGTTAACGCCTTATTGTGTTCAGGAAGTAAATAATTGGATACGTAAGGTCTTTGGGTATGAGAAGAATCCAAACTTAGTTCACACTACTGCACTCTGGCTTTATAAGGATATGGACATTGGTGATGCTCCATCAGTATTTCCTGATTACTTTACGCACGATTTCATTGAGATGAATGATGCCCAGGAGGCAGTGGAAAATTATCTCAGTTATGGTTATGGGATTAACAATATCCATTGTCATGGTGTGCGTGACACTTTTTCTGATATTTCCCTAACGATTAAAGTTGCCGGATATTGGCCTTATACTCCTTCTCAATTTAACGACGGCCTTAATAATCTTGCAAACTTTGATAAATACTACTTTATTTACTCCTTGGCCTGTCAATATGGAGG is a window from the candidate division WOR-3 bacterium genome containing:
- a CDS encoding DedA family protein gives rise to the protein MFEWLAARSPLLVYSFLIFNSLFESLFPPYPSDAFVLVFAFLAGRGGFNPYIIYLCTVIGSIAGIMILYYIGKEKGDELLHYLSNSFLRRVFPVSLINKAKLKLAKRGNLIGFLNRFLPGMRAPLCFAAGIVKLDSRRFFFQSLVSVLLWNLFLVTAGFYVGSTWDEASRFLRNYNITVTLVLLAVLLVLTVVYFRRKRRLRG
- the lysA gene encoding diaminopimelate decarboxylase, with amino-acid sequence MRREILVKSREIATPFYLYDRDRIIKNIAKLTKYFSRCNARIFFAVKANTSLSVLEIIRKAGVGAEVVSPGEVFICLKAGFAPKDILYNNIARKEEEVLYAVKKGVVYYNFEAIDQALLLEKCARRLKREIKLFARINPGIFPETHPHLSTGARSSKFGIECERLEDVAVVARRLCWARFVGIHSHIGSQILSPTPFIKGVKKVMELIEFFRSKDIAVEYINLGGGFGIPYHPKETELDFKPIVRAYKRLGEQYRVKIFLEPGRFLVGNAGYIIATVISVKQRQRRPLYIIDAGMTENPRPALYNAYHHIEAFFSKKKKEKKVRVAGPLCENSDEFGLFSLPPLKPGDRVIIHNCGAYTRTMASNYNGRLLPAEYLYDRKNFVLIRKREQFRTLINNELY